The Mesorhizobium opportunistum WSM2075 DNA window GGCATGACGAATATCGGGGCCGGGGGCGCAGCGCCCTCGCTTATCAGGGCATCTCTCAGCCGCACCGGCAAATGGGCCGGCAGCATCGCATTTATCGGCGGCGCGGTTTCCGACATCCTCAATCCGCTGGCGCCGTTCGCCGCCTATATCGCGCTGGTCGCATCGATCGCGGCGGTCATCATCGCCATTGCCATCGTCCTGCGGCTCGTGCTGGCGGCCAAGGCGCTGCCGGCGCTGGTGTTCGCCACCAGTGCGGCGGCGGTCGCGGGCGGCGTCTATGCCGTGCAGAAGGAGACCAGCTCGCAGAACGGCATCATCGCCAGCCTTGTGCCGGCGGTCGCGAGACTGCAGCAGTCGATCGGCATCGTCTCCGAAAAGGTGGCGAAGATCGAGCAGACGGTCACGCAAACGCAGAAGACCGTCGAAGAGGTCAAGAAATCGACCGACACGGTGGCGCAGAAGGCCGATCAGATCGCGTCCGCCCAGCAGCAGCAAACGCAGCAGGGCGCCGAGACGCAAAAGACCGTCGAGGCGGTCAAGCAGACCACCGACACGCTTGCCGCCGGCCAGCAACAGCAGCAGGCCCAGGCGGAGAAATTGCAGGCGACGACCGAACAGATCGCCGTCTCGATCGACACCATCGCCAAGGGGTTTGCCCAATTGGCGGCCCAGGGCGGGGCGATCGCCGAGCCAAAACGGCCGGACGAGTTCTACCACAATGCCCGCGTCTACGAACTGTCGGGCGACATGCTCAACGCGCGGCGCGCCTACCTTGCCTTTGCCGGCTTCGATGTCGACGCCATCGACCCCTATACGCGCTTCGCCACGCTGCTTCGGGTGCAGGACGGCAAGGCCGGCGCGCGCGAAGTGTTCGGCCAGATTGCGGAGAAGGCCAAGTCGCCGTCGATCAAGCTCGTCCACCTGCTGCAGTTCGACGACGCCCAGCGGGTCGACAAGCTCAATGCGTTCATCGCCGCCAATCCCGGCTACGCGCCCGCCTATTACCTCCTGGCGCAGGAGTTTTCGGAAGACCGCCTCGGTAGCCAGACGCTGGCCGACAAGCGCGGCGAAGCCCAGGCGCTGACGAAATTCGTCGCTTACGAGAAGGATGGCGGGCTGCTCAAATATTTCGTCGACCAGACCCAGCTGGCCGACTGGCTGGACCGCAGCCGCAGCCGGCTGACAGCGCTTGGCGACGTGCTCGACCCCGCCCGCTTCGCGCCGTCGCTGACGCCGATGCGCTCCAACCAGGGCTGGTCGATGACCATCTCGCTGCCGGAGCCGGCGACCGCGATTTCCTGGCGTATCGGCGACAGCGGCGCCTTTACCGATACTGGCGTGCTGGCACTCAACGACCAGCGCACCGGCAAGCCGATGCCCAATCCGAGCTTCGAGTTGCCGGACAGCACGGCCGCGACCACCATCGCGATAAAATATCTCGACATCCGGGGCCGAGAGACCGGTCCGTTCGACATCCGCTTCGATCCCGATGCGGCGCTTCAGCAAGGCGACAAGCAGATCCTCGACCAATTCTGGACGTCATGGATCGCCTTCGATGCCGGCGGCAATCATGGGCTGGTCTATTTCACGCAGATGCTGTCCTACCGCTGCGCCATCAAGGAAGTCCGCTACAGCCTGAACGGCGCGGCACTCGACAAGCAGATCAAGATGCCGCCCTGCGACAAGAAAGATCCTTATGCCATCCCCTACGACTACCAGCCCTATTTCAAGGTCGCCGACAGCGTGAAATCGATGTCGGTGCAGGTCACCTACACCGACAGCACAAAATCACCGGTGCGGGAATACAAGCGGCAGTAGGTCTGCTTACCCTGCCCCTTGTGTTCCCTGTGGGGAGGGTGAGGCAGCGTGATGCGAAATGCCCGACATCACGCTTGCGCAAGCCGCGCCGAACGGGTTCTGGTTGCGCCTTCAGAATCGGGTGAGCGCGCAATGGACATCAGCACGATCAAGGCCAGGGGCATTTCTGTTTCGCTCGATCTCACCGTCGGCCACATCGCCGACATGACCGTCGACGGCGACGGACGCCAGTTGAAGCCGCTGCATCGCGCGCCCTGGGTCGACGCCGGCGAGACCTTGCCGATGGACCTGCCGCAAGGCACGGTTCGCCTGTCGGGGGATTTCCTCTGCGCGCCGTTTTCGCGCAGCGATGTCGAGGACGCGCCGCTGCATGGCTGGCCGGCCAACAGCGCCTGGGACATCACCGAAAGCAGCGCCACGGACGGTGGCTGGCGCGCCGTTTTCCGGCTGCGGCACAAGGTCATGGGCGCCAGCGTCGACAAGATCCTCACCCTCATCGACGGCCATCCCTTCCTCTACCAGGAGCACGTGTTTTCCGGCGGCCATGGCGCGATTTCCGTCGCCCATCACCCGATGACGGCGATGAAGGGCGGCGGCCGGCTGGCCTTTTCGCCGAAGCGCTTTGCCGCGACGCCGGCCGACCCGCTGGAGCCCGATTCCGCACGCGGCCGCTTCATGCTGGCCTATCCGGCGCGGTCGGCCGACCTCGGCCATTTTCCTGCCGCCGCCGGCGGCACGCGCGACCTGACGGACTACCGCATGGATGACCGGCGCGAGGATTTCGTCACCCTGATCGAGGCCGACCATGGCGGGCCGGGCTGGACAGCACTTGCCCGCAAGGCCGAGGACGATCTGGTGCTGGTGTTGAAGAACCCGGCTGAACTGCCTGTAACCATGCTGTGGCTGAGCAATGGCGGCCGCGACTACGCGCCGTGGAGCGGCCGCCATCTGGGCGTGCTCGGCATCGAGGATGGGCGCGCCGCTGTCGGCCACGCCGCCTCGATCGGCGACAACTGGCTGAAACGAGAGGGCGTGGCGACCGCCTTTGCGCTCGGCGACCGCTTCTCGTTTCGCCATGTCATCGGCGCCCTGCCGCTGCCGGGTGGCGAACCGCCGCAGGAGGTTGTCACGGCGGATGGCCGCATGCGGCTGTCGGCCGGCGGCTCGACATGGGACGTGCCGTTCGACAGCGATTTCCTGCGCATCGGCCAGCCTGCCGCGGCATAGGCACGAGATCGCGCAATGGCGGATTTGAAATTTCGCCCGACTGCCGCCAAGATGCGGCGAAATTGTCGTGCATCATCAGGGCCGGCCATCTAGGCCGACTATCTGGGCCGACCATCAGGGCAAGTGAGGCTCCCATGTCCGAAATCGCGCACCTCGCCGCCACTATCTTCAAGCGCGCCGGCAAGGCAAAGCGCTTCATCGTCGCCATTGCGGGGCCGCCGGGAGCGGGCAAGTCGACATTGTCGGCGAGCCTGCATGACCTGTTGCCAGAAGGAGCCGTGGAAGTCGTGCCGATGGACGGCTTCCACTATGACGACATCGTGCTCAACGCGCGCGGCCTGCGCGCACGCAAGGGCGCGCCGGAAACCTTCGACTTCGCCGGCTTCGAAGCCCTGCTGAAGCGCATCCGGGCCGGCGAGGCCGAGATCGCGATCCCCGTCTTTGACCGCGGCTTGGAGCTGTCGCGCGCCGCAGCGGCGATCGTCGGCACCGAAACCAAGTTCATCCTGGTCGAAGGCAATTACCTTTTGCTCGACGAGGAGCCGTGGTCGCGGCTGGCGCCGCTGTTCGACTACTCGATCTTCGTCGACGTGCCGCGCAACGAGCTCGAGCGCCGCCTGATGGAGCGCTGGCACGAGCATGGCCGTTCCGACGCCGATGCGCGCGCCTGGATCGCCTCCAACGACATGCCGAACATCGAACGCGTGCTGGCACGGCGCCGGGCGGCCGACCTGGTCATTGGTTAACCTGCTTAATTTTCGGTATTCTTGGACGGGAACCTTAAGAGTTTCGCGCCGTTATGCCTCAGAACCAGTTTGTGTGGCGTGAGGGATTTTGCATGGCAACCAAGGCTAGAAAACCCGCAAAGACGAAACCCGCGAAGGCAACGCAAGCGAAAGCCGGTGCTGGCCCCGCGGTAGCCGAACGCTCAAAAGACGCCAAAGGCGCTTTCGGCAAGGCGGCACCCAGAAAAGTAGTCCCGGCCGCGAAGACGGCCAGCCCGCGCAAAGCGGCGCCGAACAAAGCCGGTGCCGTTCGAACCGCGGCGAATGTCGCCGCAGGTGCGGTGGTTGCAACCGCCCGCGGGGCCGCCTCGCTTGCCGCCTCCGTGATCGGCAGGGGCAGTTCGAAGGCGAAAGCGAAGTAGCAGGCAGCAGGGCGGCAGTCCGCCTCAGGCCTTTGCCGGAATGGTCAGGCCCTTTTGAACCGCCGGCCGTGCCAGGCCGCGCTCCAGCCATGCCGCTACATTGCCAAAATCATCGAAACCGACGAGGTCGCGGGCTTCGTAGAAGCCGATCAGGTTGCGCACCCAGCCGAGCAGCGAGATGTCGGCGATGGTGTAGTCGTTGGCCATGATCCATTTGCGGCCCTTCAGCCTGCCGTCGAGCACACCGAGCAGCCGCCGCGATTCGTCACGATAGCGCTCCAGCGGGCGCTTGTCGGCGATCTCGCGGCCGGCGAATTTGTGGAAGAAACCGACCTGGCCGAACATCGGCCCGACCGAAGCCATCTGGAAGAACACCCACTGGATCGTCTCATAGCGGCGCGCGGCGTCCACGGGCATGAGCAGGCCGGTCTTTTCGGCGAGATAGAGCAGGATGGCGCCGGATTCGAACAGGCCGATCGGTTTGCCGTCCGGGCCATTGGGATCGATGATCGCCGGTATCTTGCCGTTGGGGTTGAGCGACAGGAATTCCGGCGTCCAGCTTTCGTTCTGGCCGATATTGATCCAATGCGGTTCGTAGGGCAGGCCGATCTCTTCCAGGGCGATCGATATCTTCACTCCATTCGGCGTCGTTGCCGAATAGAGCTGGATCTGGTCCGGGTGCTTGGCCGGCCAGCGCGCGGTGATTGGAAAGGCGGACAGGTCGGCCATCGTGAACTCCTGAATGGGGATGCGCAAAAGCGCGGTGCTGGCGGGTCCGCAAAGAATTAGGCGCGCGGCCGGGTGTGATCAATATGGCGGCGACGGTTTCGCCATGACGGACCGTCAACCAGACCGGACGGAGCGCCACCGCCGGTGGCATTCCGAATCATCGGCAGTCGTGACCGCAGGGATGCGGTGGTGACCGCAGGGGTCAAACAGCCTTGAAGGCCAGCACCGCGTTGGTGCCGCCAAAGGCAAAGCCGTTGCTGATCGCGGCGCGCACCTTGCGTTCGCGGGCCACATTCGGCGTCACGTCGAGGTCGCAATCGGGATCGGCCTCGCGGAAATTCGCCGTCGGCGGCACGACGCCTTCGCGGATCGCCATGACGCAGGCGATCATTTCCAGTCCGCCAGAGGCGCCTAGGCAATGGGCGTGCATCGACTTGGTCGAGGAGACCGACAGCTTGTAGGCGTGCTCGCCGAAGACGCGCTTGATGGCGGTGGTCTCGATCTGGTCGTTGGCCTTGGTGCCGGTGCCATGCGCGTTGAGATAGTCGATGTCCTCGGGATTGAGCCCGGCATCGGCCAGGCAGAAGCGCATCGCGGCTTCCGGGCCCTCGATGGTCGGCGCGACGATGTCGGACGCGTCGGCCGACAGGCCGGTGCCGGCGATTTCGGCGAGGATGGTGGCGCCGCGCGCCGTCGCATGTTCATAGCTTTCCAGGACAGCCATGCCGGCACCCTCGCCCAGCACCAGCCCTTGGCGATCGGCCGAGAACGGCCGGCACGTGTCGGGCGACAGCACGCGCAATGCCTCCCAGCCCTTCAGCACGCCCCAGACCAGCGGCGCATCAGTGCCGCCGGCCACCATGACATCGGCGCGGCCGAGCCTGATCTGGTCCACCGCCGAGGCGATGGCGTGGTTGGCCGACGAGCAGGCCGAAGTGACGCCGAACACGGGCCCACGCAGGCCAAGGTGCATGCTGACCTGGCCGGCGGCGGCGCCCGGCATGACCCGGGGCACGGTGAAAATGCCGGCGCGATTCTTGCCCTCGACCAGGATGGCGCGATAGTTCTCCTCGACCGTCTCGAACCCGCAGACGCCGACGCCGACAATGGTTCCCATGCGATAGGTGTTGTCGGCATGCGCGGCCAATCCGGACTGTTGCAGGGCTTCGCGCGCCGCGATCACCGCCAGCAGGCTGAAACGGTCCATCGACACCAGTTGCTTGCGCTCGATGCCGTGATCGGGCAGCGCCTTGACCTCGCAGCCCGTCCTGACCTTCAGGTCGTGCAGGGAATGATTTTCGATCGGGCCTATCGCCGAGCGGCCGGCGCGCATCTCGCCCCAGATTGCCGGCGCATTGGTGCCGAGCCCGCATATGCCGCCAAGGCCGGTGATGACGACGCGTTTCAGCATTCGGTCAGGCTTTTTTCGCGATCAGCGCGCGAACGGCCTCGACCATGTCGCCAACGTTCTTCAGATTGCTCCAGGCGTCGACCGTGTTCATCTCGATCTCGATGCCATATTGCTCCTCGAGATCGAAGATGATCTCCGTCAGCTCCAGCGAATGGATGCCGAGCGCCGTCAATTCGGTGGCGGTGGTGATTTCCTCACCGCCCGGCTCGGCATGGGCCTTGATCTTTTCGATGATTTCCGTTGCCAGTTGGTCGGCCATTCGGTTTCTTCCCCACTTTTTCGTTTCCCGACGCCAACTGAACAGCGCCTTTTTGTCCTCGATATCAGGCCGCGATTGTCGCCTTCTACCCCCGCCAAGCATCGCATGACCGCACCAAGGTGGCTCCCTCTATAGAAACGGAAACGCTATCAAGCAACAAGCTATATGTCGACAAAACCGCCGCAGTGCTTAACCTGGCGGCGTGGACACGATCGAATATACGAAGTTTTCAGGCCAACCGGCCCAGCGCGCCGCCGGCCTGGCCCAGCTTGGCTGCGCCAGTATCGACGGCCGCACGCGGCTGCGCCGCCTCTATCAGGACGGCTCCGCCAAGATAAGGCTGCCGGCGGTTTCGGCCGGACCGCTGGAAGCAGTGCTGATCAACACCGCCGGCGGGCTGACCGGCGGCGACCGCCTCGGATGGGACGTGGATGTCGGCGCAAATGCCAGCGCTGCGATAACCACCCAGGCCTGCGAGAAGGTCTATCGCGCCGCGTCCGACCGCGCCGAGGTGTCGATCAAGCTGACCGTCGGCGAAAACGGCCGTATTGCATGGTTGCCGCAGGAAACCATCGTCTTCGACCGGGCGGCCTTTGCCAGGACATTGGATGTCGAACTTGCCGCAGGGACCGAGGCGCTGCTGGTGGAGGCGACGGTCTTTGGCCGCCTGGCAATGGGCGAACGTGCCGCGCACGGCAATTTCCACGACCGCTGGCGCGTCCGTGGCAATGGGTCCCTCATCCATGCCGAGGATTTCCGCATCGGACCCGACATCGCCGCGATCCTGGGCCGTCCGGCCGTCGCCGGCGGCGCGATCGCGGTGGCAACGCTGCTGCTGGTGTCGCCACGGGCAGAGGCGCTGCTCGATCCGGTCCGGGAGATCATCGGCGACCAGGGTGGCGCCAGCATCTGGAGCGTAGGGACATCTGGCAAGCTTCTTGCGAGGCTTTACGCCGAGGACGGCTACCAGTTGCGCCAGCGGCTGGTTCCGCTCGTCGGATTGCTCAATGGAGAGGCGGGACTGCCCAAATTATGGTCACTGTGATTCTGTTCGCATCATTTCAGGCAAACGCATGAACCTAACGCCAAGGGAAAAGGACAAGCTGCTGATCGCCATGGCGGCAATCGTGGCACGCAAGCGACTGGAGCGCGGTGTCAGGCTCAACCATCCGGAAGCGATCGCGCTGATCACCGATTTCGTCGTCGAAGGCGCCCGTGACGGCCGCCCGGTCGCCGAGCTGATGGAGGCGGGCGCCCATGTCGTCAGCCGCGCCCAGGTCATGGAAGGCATCGCCGAGATGATCCATGACGTGCAGGTGGAGGCGACCTTCCCCGACGGCACGAAACTGGTGACCGTGCACGAACCCATCAGGTGAGGAGACCGGAATGCTGGATCTGCGTCCAAACTGCGAATGCTGCGACAAGGACCTTCCGCCGGAGGCGACGGACGCGTTGATCTGCACCTTCGAGTGCACCTTCTGCGCCGACTGCGCGGAAGGCGTGCTGGGTGGCGTCTGCCCGAATTGCGGCGGCAATTTTTCCGCCCGGCCGATCCGTCCCGCCGCGATGCTGAAGAAATACCCGGCTTCGACCAAGCGCGTCCTCAAGGCCGAGGGCTGCGGCCCGCGCAAGGCCGCGTGACCCCTGCGACACCGCAAACGAAAGGCAAGTAGAATGATCCCCGCCAAACGCCTGTGCCTCTCGGCGATCCTGTTGATGGCCGCCGCCATGCCGGCCTATGCCCATGTCGGCATCGGCACGACATCCTCCTTCACCGCCGGCTTCATGCATCCGCTCTCCGGCCTTGATCACATGACGGCGATGATCGCGGTCGGACTATGGGCGGCACTCAAGGGCGGCAAGGCGATCTGGGCCTGGCCGGCGGCTTTTGCCGGCGTCATGCTGGTGGGCGGCGCACTCGGCATGCTGCACATGCCGCTGCCGTTCGTCGAGCCGGGCATATTGGCGTCGGTCGTGGCGCTTGGGCTGCTGGTGGCGCTGGCGACCGATCTCCCGGTGTCCACGGGTGCCACCATCCTCGCCCTGTTCGCGCTGTTTCACGGCCATGCCCATGGCACCGAAGTGCCGGAGAATGCCGGCGGGCTTGAATACATGGCCGGATTTGCCGTCGCCACCGTGCTGCTCCATGCCACCGGCATTGCCGCCGGCCTCAGCCTTGGCCAGAGGTTGCGCGGCCTGGCCCGCATCGCGGGCGCGGCCTGCGCGGCGATCGGCGTCGGCCTTGCCTTCGGCGTGGTGTGAGGTCCAATGATCCCCGGCGAAATCATCCCCGCACAAGGCGACATCGAACTCAACAAGGGCTTGGCGACCGTCACCCTGAAAGTCGCCAACAGCGGCGACCGGCCAGTCCAGGTCGGCAGCCACTATCATTTCTTCGAAACCAATGAAGGGCTGAAGTTCGACCGCGAACGGGCACGCGGCATGCGCCTCGACATCGCCGCCGGCACCGCCATGCGCTTCGAACCGGGCCAGGAACGCGACGTCACGCTGGTGCCGCTCGGCGGCAAGCGCGAGGTCTATGGATTCCAGCAGAAGGTGATGGGCAAGCTGTGAGATCGGTGGGATCTCATGCGTGGTGCGCCAAGACGGCGACAGGCTTTGGGGCAAGCGTGAGAGCGCACGGTGCTTTCAGCCGGGCGGTTTGGCGGCCGCGTAGATGACGATCTTTCCGGGATCGTCGAACTCGACGGCAAGGACGTCCTCGGCCAGCACGCGCCGCGAATCGATAGCATTGAAGAGCAGGGCGTTGGCCTCGATCTCCTTGCGCAGCTCCGCCACATCGTCCTGATGCTGCCGAACCTTGTTCTCGATGACCGGCGGCGGGCCGCCTTCGCTGCGCGCCGCATCGGTGAGGAAGACGATGTCGACCCTGTCGAGCTTGGACGTCTTGCGCACGGTGCTGATGTTCTCACGCGTGCGGTCGATCGCCGAACTGACTTTTCCAATTTCCGCGGTGGCCTTGGCCTCTTCCTGATTGACCTGCGACCCGACGATCCTGTCGACGGTCTCCGGGCTTTCGAGGCTCTGCGCGTTCAGCACCGCCTGGGGGATGCTTGCCGCGAGAAAGGCCGCCGCCGCAAACGCATGTGGCCATCTGGCATCGGGCAGTATCGTGACGGTCATCGCTCGCTTTCGTGGTTCGTTCCAACCTCTGGGAAACGAAACGCTTCCAGCCTTGCCACGGTTCCCTTCACGGTTTCCTTCACGATGCGCCCGGCGGACCGGATGCCGGCCCGCCAGGCCGGATCGTCAGCTGGCTTTCTTGGTGATCAGGGTCAGCGCGCCATTGGGCTCCATACTGGCCGCGACCACTTGCGCCGAGGTCATTCCCTTGGCCTCCAGCGCGGATTTGACCTTGGGCGTGGCATCGATCGAGCTGCGCAGTTTCTTCAGGCCGTCATCGCCGCGCTGGGCGATCACCTGGTTGACCTGCGTCTGGGTGTCCTTCGGCAACTCGGTGATGTCGACGATGTTGACGCTCTGGATCGCCGGCGCGGCCTGCTGACCGCCAGGAGCCGGCGCGGCCGGCGCCTGGGCGGGCTGTTGCGCAGGTTGCTGCTGGGCACTGGCGGCGCCCGCCAGCGTCAGGGTGGCGGCGGCTGCAAGAA harbors:
- a CDS encoding DUF1272 domain-containing protein — its product is MLDLRPNCECCDKDLPPEATDALICTFECTFCADCAEGVLGGVCPNCGGNFSARPIRPAAMLKKYPASTKRVLKAEGCGPRKAA
- a CDS encoding urease subunit gamma, whose amino-acid sequence is MNLTPREKDKLLIAMAAIVARKRLERGVRLNHPEAIALITDFVVEGARDGRPVAELMEAGAHVVSRAQVMEGIAEMIHDVQVEATFPDGTKLVTVHEPIR
- a CDS encoding urease subunit beta, which translates into the protein MIPGEIIPAQGDIELNKGLATVTLKVANSGDRPVQVGSHYHFFETNEGLKFDRERARGMRLDIAAGTAMRFEPGQERDVTLVPLGGKREVYGFQQKVMGKL
- a CDS encoding beta-ketoacyl-[acyl-carrier-protein] synthase family protein; this translates as MLKRVVITGLGGICGLGTNAPAIWGEMRAGRSAIGPIENHSLHDLKVRTGCEVKALPDHGIERKQLVSMDRFSLLAVIAAREALQQSGLAAHADNTYRMGTIVGVGVCGFETVEENYRAILVEGKNRAGIFTVPRVMPGAAAGQVSMHLGLRGPVFGVTSACSSANHAIASAVDQIRLGRADVMVAGGTDAPLVWGVLKGWEALRVLSPDTCRPFSADRQGLVLGEGAGMAVLESYEHATARGATILAEIAGTGLSADASDIVAPTIEGPEAAMRFCLADAGLNPEDIDYLNAHGTGTKANDQIETTAIKRVFGEHAYKLSVSSTKSMHAHCLGASGGLEMIACVMAIREGVVPPTANFREADPDCDLDVTPNVARERKVRAAISNGFAFGGTNAVLAFKAV
- a CDS encoding acyl carrier protein; its protein translation is MADQLATEIIEKIKAHAEPGGEEITTATELTALGIHSLELTEIIFDLEEQYGIEIEMNTVDAWSNLKNVGDMVEAVRALIAKKA
- a CDS encoding nucleoside triphosphate hydrolase: MSEIAHLAATIFKRAGKAKRFIVAIAGPPGAGKSTLSASLHDLLPEGAVEVVPMDGFHYDDIVLNARGLRARKGAPETFDFAGFEALLKRIRAGEAEIAIPVFDRGLELSRAAAAIVGTETKFILVEGNYLLLDEEPWSRLAPLFDYSIFVDVPRNELERRLMERWHEHGRSDADARAWIASNDMPNIERVLARRRAADLVIG
- a CDS encoding glutathione S-transferase family protein, producing the protein MADLSAFPITARWPAKHPDQIQLYSATTPNGVKISIALEEIGLPYEPHWINIGQNESWTPEFLSLNPNGKIPAIIDPNGPDGKPIGLFESGAILLYLAEKTGLLMPVDAARRYETIQWVFFQMASVGPMFGQVGFFHKFAGREIADKRPLERYRDESRRLLGVLDGRLKGRKWIMANDYTIADISLLGWVRNLIGFYEARDLVGFDDFGNVAAWLERGLARPAVQKGLTIPAKA
- a CDS encoding HupE/UreJ family protein, whose amino-acid sequence is MIPAKRLCLSAILLMAAAMPAYAHVGIGTTSSFTAGFMHPLSGLDHMTAMIAVGLWAALKGGKAIWAWPAAFAGVMLVGGALGMLHMPLPFVEPGILASVVALGLLVALATDLPVSTGATILALFALFHGHAHGTEVPENAGGLEYMAGFAVATVLLHATGIAAGLSLGQRLRGLARIAGAACAAIGVGLAFGVV
- a CDS encoding urease accessory protein UreD translates to MDTIEYTKFSGQPAQRAAGLAQLGCASIDGRTRLRRLYQDGSAKIRLPAVSAGPLEAVLINTAGGLTGGDRLGWDVDVGANASAAITTQACEKVYRAASDRAEVSIKLTVGENGRIAWLPQETIVFDRAAFARTLDVELAAGTEALLVEATVFGRLAMGERAAHGNFHDRWRVRGNGSLIHAEDFRIGPDIAAILGRPAVAGGAIAVATLLLVSPRAEALLDPVREIIGDQGGASIWSVGTSGKLLARLYAEDGYQLRQRLVPLVGLLNGEAGLPKLWSL